One window of Natrinema sp. SYSU A 869 genomic DNA carries:
- a CDS encoding AsnC family transcriptional regulator, with translation MADHSDDDVLEIDEIDRRILEILANDPRSPYADIAAELAEYDIDLSSEGVRRRVTSLLENMTSFFLPRPERNSWEIVLVTARTADEANAKRDAFEAMSNMDFWFVAEGFGTVDLYGIATAKSNAEIDELLVQMRALDSMTDIDYFIETDRAVDIGNYLPVY, from the coding sequence ATGGCGGATCACTCCGACGACGATGTCCTCGAAATAGACGAGATCGATCGACGGATTCTCGAGATACTCGCGAACGACCCGCGGAGTCCGTACGCAGATATCGCCGCCGAGTTAGCCGAGTACGATATCGACCTGAGCAGCGAAGGCGTCCGCCGCCGCGTCACGTCGCTGCTCGAGAACATGACGAGTTTCTTCTTACCGCGCCCGGAACGCAACAGTTGGGAAATCGTCCTCGTCACGGCCAGAACCGCCGACGAAGCGAACGCGAAACGGGACGCCTTCGAGGCGATGTCGAACATGGACTTCTGGTTCGTCGCCGAAGGGTTCGGCACCGTCGACCTGTACGGCATCGCCACCGCGAAATCGAACGCTGAGATCGACGAGCTTCTCGTCCAGATGCGAGCGCTCGACTCGATGACTGATATCGATTACTTCATCGAAACAGACCGCGCTGTGGATATCGGGAACTATCTTCCCGTTTACTGA
- a CDS encoding TIGR04024 family LLM class F420-dependent oxidoreductase, protein MTDRDVFLPVGAQPTLEDLVDQAVTAEELGYDRVWFPETWGRDVVTAMATTAERTDEIGIGTSIANIYSRSPALLGQTAATLQEASDGRFRLGIGPSGPIVIENWHGMDFGNPLRRTRETVEIVQQVLAGETVSYDGEYFSLDGFRLRCDPPEPAPPVDAAGLGPKAVELAGRFADGWHAVNYTRDGLRERLADLRRGAELGDRDPDDLRVTLAVGCCALADGERARELVAQHTAFYIGGMGTFYRDNLVRQGYEEVAHEIYDLWQEGDKDRATMIVREELRDQMGAAGAPAEAREQLQQFLDIDGLDAVNVSFPRGAGPDEIHETMTALAP, encoded by the coding sequence ATGACCGATAGGGACGTCTTTCTGCCGGTCGGTGCACAGCCCACGCTTGAGGATCTCGTCGACCAGGCGGTCACCGCCGAGGAGTTGGGATACGACCGCGTCTGGTTTCCGGAGACCTGGGGACGGGACGTCGTCACCGCGATGGCGACCACGGCCGAACGGACCGACGAGATCGGGATCGGAACGAGCATCGCCAACATCTACTCCAGATCGCCGGCGCTGCTCGGGCAGACGGCCGCCACGCTGCAGGAGGCCAGCGACGGCCGCTTCCGGCTCGGCATCGGTCCGAGCGGACCGATCGTTATCGAAAACTGGCACGGGATGGACTTCGGCAATCCGTTGCGTCGAACACGAGAGACGGTCGAGATCGTCCAACAGGTCCTCGCCGGCGAGACGGTCTCCTACGACGGCGAGTACTTCTCCCTGGACGGCTTTCGACTCCGCTGTGACCCGCCGGAACCGGCCCCACCGGTCGATGCGGCGGGTCTCGGCCCGAAGGCCGTCGAACTCGCCGGTCGCTTCGCCGACGGCTGGCACGCCGTCAACTACACCAGAGACGGCCTCAGAGAGCGGCTCGCCGACCTCCGACGCGGCGCCGAGTTAGGTGACAGAGACCCCGACGATCTCCGCGTGACGCTCGCCGTGGGCTGCTGTGCCCTCGCGGACGGCGAGCGCGCCCGCGAACTCGTCGCCCAACACACCGCATTCTACATCGGCGGGATGGGGACGTTTTACCGCGATAACCTCGTCCGACAGGGGTACGAGGAGGTCGCCCACGAGATCTACGATCTGTGGCAGGAAGGTGACAAGGACCGCGCCACGATGATCGTTCGGGAGGAGCTGCGCGACCAGATGGGGGCCGCGGGGGCGCCGGCGGAGGCGCGCGAACAACTGCAGCAGTTCCTCGATATCGACGGACTGGACGCCGTCAACGTCTCCTTCCCGCGGGGCGCCGGACCGGACGAAATACACGAGACGATGACCGCGTTAGCGCCATGA
- a CDS encoding OB-fold domain-containing protein, whose translation MRRPLGQECLECGHATAAPKAAYARCGSRDLETVELPTTGTVYTVTTITVPPRQFSGEDSYQVAIVELNEARVMAHIDGEAEIGDEVRLRGTIEADDAPAPLFG comes from the coding sequence GTGCGACGTCCCCTCGGACAGGAGTGTCTCGAGTGCGGTCATGCCACCGCGGCACCGAAGGCGGCGTATGCACGCTGTGGTTCCCGCGACCTCGAGACGGTCGAATTACCGACGACGGGGACGGTCTACACCGTTACCACGATCACTGTCCCGCCGCGACAGTTCAGTGGCGAGGACAGTTATCAGGTGGCGATCGTCGAACTGAACGAAGCGCGCGTGATGGCACATATCGACGGGGAGGCCGAGATCGGCGACGAGGTCCGCCTCCGAGGAACGATCGAGGCGGACGACGCGCCGGCACCGCTTTTCGGATAG
- a CDS encoding 3-hydroxyacyl-CoA dehydrogenase family protein codes for MNVAVLGAGSMGHGIAHVSALSGHSVIVRDVEQELVEDGLEQIEANLEGGIEREKITPAEKEDAIERLTGTVSLEAAVEDADLVIEAVPEQLEIKQDVFEEAEEFAPDNAIMATNTSSLSVTEIASVFEDPSRCIGLHFFNPAHIMPLVEIVVAEQTSEDTKEFADHYVESIKKTPTTVTDVPGFASSRLGAMFSLEAIRMAQEGVASIEDIDETMRLGYNLPMGPIELVDHTGIDVNVEVMEYLREELGERFKPPQLLKRKLRAGKLGRKTGEGFYVWEDGEIVGVSDAGDVAE; via the coding sequence ATGAATGTTGCAGTCCTGGGAGCTGGCTCCATGGGTCACGGTATCGCCCACGTCAGCGCTCTCAGTGGACACTCGGTTATCGTTCGCGATGTCGAACAGGAACTCGTCGAAGACGGTCTCGAACAGATCGAGGCGAATCTCGAGGGCGGAATCGAACGCGAGAAGATTACCCCGGCGGAGAAAGAGGACGCGATCGAGCGGCTCACCGGGACGGTCTCACTCGAGGCGGCCGTCGAGGACGCCGATCTCGTCATCGAAGCGGTTCCGGAACAGCTCGAGATCAAGCAGGACGTCTTCGAGGAGGCCGAGGAATTCGCGCCCGACAACGCGATCATGGCCACGAACACCTCGTCGCTGTCGGTCACGGAAATCGCCAGCGTGTTCGAGGATCCGTCCCGCTGTATCGGCCTTCACTTCTTCAACCCCGCTCACATCATGCCGCTCGTGGAGATCGTCGTCGCGGAGCAGACGAGCGAGGACACGAAGGAGTTCGCCGACCACTACGTCGAGAGCATCAAGAAAACGCCGACGACGGTCACCGACGTCCCCGGCTTCGCTTCGTCTCGACTCGGCGCGATGTTCAGTCTCGAGGCGATCCGGATGGCCCAAGAGGGCGTCGCGAGCATCGAGGACATCGACGAGACGATGCGACTGGGGTACAACCTCCCGATGGGGCCGATCGAACTCGTCGATCACACCGGGATCGACGTTAACGTCGAAGTGATGGAGTACCTCCGGGAAGAACTGGGCGAGCGATTCAAGCCGCCGCAGTTGCTCAAGCGGAAGCTCCGGGCCGGAAAGCTCGGTCGGAAGACCGGCGAGGGGTTCTACGTCTGGGAAGACGGGGAGATCGTCGGCGTTAGCGACGCCGGAGACGTCGCGGAATAG
- a CDS encoding enoyl-CoA hydratase-related protein, with protein MARLLPECENFVLERDDGIVSITIDSTTKFNSLNDTMGDELLEIASFLNADDGTRCAVMTGSDGVFCAGADVESFAEDGHRSDSVRRGASILHDAIVQFHQAGVPLVTGVNGVATGAGLGIALLGDLVLISEDARFEYGYPRLGLPGDGGATFHLPRLVGLRKAKDIALLDEPITPEEAVEWGLATESVPDDDFDARLDELARQLADGPTRAYGAVKQLLTRSFDRSLEEQLAAETDAIATAAETDDHAEGVNAFVANREPEFEGQ; from the coding sequence ATGGCACGACTGCTGCCGGAGTGTGAGAACTTCGTTCTCGAACGAGACGACGGTATCGTCTCCATTACGATCGACAGTACGACGAAATTCAACTCGCTCAACGATACGATGGGCGACGAACTACTCGAGATTGCGTCGTTTCTCAACGCCGACGACGGCACTCGATGTGCCGTCATGACGGGATCGGACGGCGTGTTCTGTGCCGGTGCCGACGTCGAGAGCTTCGCCGAAGACGGTCACCGATCCGATTCCGTGCGACGCGGCGCATCGATTCTCCACGACGCGATCGTCCAGTTCCATCAGGCGGGCGTCCCGCTCGTCACCGGCGTCAACGGCGTCGCGACCGGTGCCGGCCTCGGCATTGCGCTCCTCGGCGATCTCGTCCTGATCAGCGAGGACGCTCGCTTCGAATACGGCTATCCGCGCCTCGGCCTGCCGGGAGACGGCGGTGCGACGTTTCACCTCCCGCGACTCGTCGGCCTCCGGAAAGCGAAGGACATCGCCTTGCTCGACGAGCCGATCACGCCGGAAGAAGCCGTCGAGTGGGGCTTGGCGACCGAATCCGTTCCGGACGACGACTTCGATGCGCGTCTCGACGAACTGGCTCGGCAACTGGCGGACGGACCGACGAGAGCGTACGGAGCCGTGAAACAGCTTCTCACGAGGAGTTTCGATCGATCGCTCGAGGAACAACTCGCCGCGGAGACGGACGCGATCGCGACGGCGGCGGAAACCGACGACCACGCCGAGGGCGTCAACGCGTTCGTGGCGAACCGAGAGCCGGAGTTCGAGGGCCAGTGA
- a CDS encoding enoyl-CoA hydratase/isomerase family protein has protein sequence MREVGTGHVLVDVDGYRADVVLNRPDKRNALNEDVLSDLKRAFEEVDANEDVRAVALLGKGPVFCAGMDLEMMRDRGEQAQQGESRGAESGGSLLGDVIETVDTARVPTVVGIKRAAPAGAFELSLPADFRIISEDAKYGVIEVQLGTFPHGGATQRLPRMIGLAKAKELVLSGEFIDPEEADGIGLVNEVCDAEAVDERARELADDLAENAPLGMERARKALNAALEMPLDDGLAYERALGEQLDDTRDYTEGFTARLEGREPEFEGR, from the coding sequence ATGCGAGAAGTTGGCACTGGTCACGTACTCGTGGACGTCGACGGCTACCGCGCCGACGTCGTGCTGAACCGCCCGGACAAGCGAAACGCACTGAACGAGGACGTTCTCTCCGACCTGAAGCGGGCGTTCGAGGAGGTCGATGCGAACGAGGACGTCCGCGCCGTCGCACTGCTCGGGAAGGGTCCCGTCTTCTGTGCGGGGATGGACCTCGAGATGATGCGCGACCGCGGCGAACAGGCCCAGCAAGGCGAGTCCCGCGGAGCCGAGAGCGGCGGGAGTCTCCTCGGTGACGTCATCGAGACCGTCGATACCGCGCGCGTTCCGACCGTCGTCGGCATCAAGCGCGCCGCACCCGCGGGCGCGTTCGAACTGTCGCTCCCCGCTGACTTTCGGATCATCTCCGAGGACGCGAAATACGGTGTCATCGAGGTACAGCTCGGCACCTTCCCCCACGGCGGGGCGACCCAACGGCTTCCGCGCATGATCGGGCTGGCGAAGGCGAAAGAGCTCGTCCTGAGCGGCGAGTTCATCGACCCCGAGGAGGCGGACGGGATCGGGCTCGTCAACGAGGTCTGCGACGCGGAGGCGGTCGACGAACGCGCTCGCGAGCTGGCGGACGATCTCGCTGAGAACGCGCCGTTGGGGATGGAGCGAGCACGGAAAGCGCTCAACGCTGCCCTGGAGATGCCTCTCGACGACGGGCTCGCCTACGAGCGGGCACTCGGCGAGCAACTCGACGACACCCGCGACTACACGGAGGGATTCACTGCCCGCCTCGAGGGGCGCGAGCCGGAGTTCGAGGGGCGGTAA
- a CDS encoding enoyl-CoA hydratase/isomerase family protein, whose amino-acid sequence MRETLETTVVEFTPETGIGHITLNRPDALNALSDQLRADLIEGLRLLESENEDQDGIALRAVIVEGADGNFCAGADITEFSESNPGASSERHHYEFIMEFPVPVIAKIRGYCLGGGLETAMACDFRFADEDARFGLPEVDLGIVPGAGGVQFISRLANPAAAKEIAMTGEHISADRARDLGIVTRVPDNLDEATRDFAETIASKPPLSIQAIKESGNIATQTGLREGRQYDRRLFERLLETADHEEGAKAFAEDDYEPEFRGR is encoded by the coding sequence ATGCGAGAAACGCTCGAGACGACGGTAGTCGAATTCACTCCAGAGACGGGAATCGGCCACATAACGTTGAACCGCCCCGACGCGCTCAATGCGCTCAGCGATCAGCTCCGGGCGGACCTCATCGAGGGGCTCCGGTTACTCGAGAGCGAAAACGAGGACCAGGACGGAATCGCACTGCGGGCGGTCATCGTGGAGGGCGCAGACGGGAACTTCTGTGCCGGTGCCGACATCACCGAATTCAGCGAGTCGAATCCGGGTGCCAGTTCCGAGCGCCACCACTACGAATTCATCATGGAGTTCCCGGTACCCGTTATCGCGAAGATTCGCGGCTACTGCCTCGGCGGCGGCCTCGAGACGGCGATGGCCTGTGATTTCCGGTTCGCGGACGAAGACGCTCGGTTCGGACTCCCGGAGGTCGATTTGGGTATCGTTCCCGGAGCGGGCGGCGTCCAGTTCATCAGTCGACTCGCGAATCCCGCCGCGGCGAAGGAGATCGCGATGACCGGCGAACACATCAGCGCGGACCGTGCGCGCGACCTCGGAATCGTCACTCGAGTTCCCGATAATCTCGACGAGGCGACCCGAGACTTCGCCGAAACGATCGCGTCGAAGCCGCCGCTTTCGATTCAGGCGATCAAGGAGTCCGGCAACATCGCCACGCAGACCGGTCTTCGAGAGGGACGACAGTACGACCGACGGCTGTTCGAACGGTTGCTGGAGACGGCGGACCACGAAGAGGGGGCAAAGGCGTTCGCCGAAGACGACTACGAACCGGAGTTCAGGGGTCGATAG
- a CDS encoding TIGR04024 family LLM class F420-dependent oxidoreductase gives MTDRDVFLPVGAQPTLDQLVDQAVAAEELGYDRAWFPESWGRDVVTALATAAERTDRIGLGTSIANVYSRSPALLGQTAATLQEASDGRFRLGLGPSGPLVVENWHGMDFGNPLRRTREAIEIARQVVGGETVSYDGEYFSLNGFRLRYDPPEPAPPIDTAGLGPKAVELAGRFADGWHAVNYTRDGIADRLEDLQRGVELGDRDRDDLRVTLSVSCCALADGERARELVAQHIAFYLGGMGTFYRDNLARQGYDELAHEIHDAWQRGERDRATDRVRAELRDQMGAAGTPAEARTQLEQFESIDGVDAIYISFPRGAEPDEIRETMTAMAP, from the coding sequence ATGACAGACCGTGACGTATTTCTCCCGGTCGGCGCACAGCCCACGCTCGATCAACTCGTCGATCAGGCGGTCGCCGCGGAGGAACTGGGATACGATCGCGCCTGGTTCCCCGAATCGTGGGGTCGTGACGTCGTGACGGCGCTCGCGACCGCTGCCGAGCGAACGGATCGGATCGGCCTCGGAACGAGCATCGCCAACGTCTACTCCAGATCACCGGCGCTGCTCGGGCAGACGGCCGCCACGCTGCAGGAGGCTAGCGACGGCCGCTTTCGACTCGGACTCGGTCCGAGCGGCCCGCTCGTCGTCGAAAATTGGCACGGGATGGACTTTGGCAACCCGCTGCGTCGAACGCGAGAGGCGATCGAAATCGCCAGACAGGTAGTGGGCGGTGAGACCGTCTCCTACGACGGCGAGTACTTCTCCCTGAACGGCTTTCGACTCCGCTATGACCCGCCAGAGCCGGCGCCGCCGATCGATACGGCGGGACTCGGCCCGAAAGCCGTCGAACTCGCCGGTCGCTTCGCCGACGGCTGGCACGCCGTCAACTACACCAGAGACGGAATCGCCGATCGCCTCGAGGACCTCCAACGCGGCGTCGAACTGGGAGACAGGGATCGCGACGACCTCCGCGTCACGCTCTCCGTGAGCTGCTGTGCCCTCGCAGACGGCGAACGCGCCCGCGAACTCGTCGCCCAACACATCGCCTTCTACCTTGGCGGGATGGGGACGTTTTACCGCGATAATCTCGCTCGGCAGGGGTACGACGAACTCGCACACGAGATCCACGACGCGTGGCAGCGGGGGGAGCGCGACCGCGCTACGGATCGCGTGCGGGCGGAGTTACGCGATCAGATGGGCGCTGCCGGTACGCCGGCCGAGGCCCGCACGCAACTGGAACAGTTCGAGTCCATCGACGGCGTCGATGCGATCTATATCTCGTTCCCGCGCGGGGCCGAACCCGACGAGATACGTGAGACCATGACCGCGATGGCTCCGTGA
- a CDS encoding acyl-CoA dehydrogenase family protein, whose amino-acid sequence MARSVETGSSVSFGTDGETELILQSLEEFVEQEVKPIADDLGETLTNPRLGHEPNGRLTNEVLEARREVRRKSAEAGFYAMNMPEAVGGEDVSAVTWYRANKHLAKQDVPLASNVLAGPGGPKPLLAQAEGEQVERYLEPAMRAEKTTAFGQTEPGVGSDSPNMETRAEKDGDEWVLNGTKQWITNAPYADFIQVFARTTPQEEAGRHGGITCFIVEEDEYEIGSLNNAVGATGMQAEVRFDDVRLSDDRVLGSVDNAFYDAMSFLGLGRVEIGATAVGHAEWLLDEATNYANEREAFGEQIGQYQAISHKIARGRANALAADTVGLKCAWLLDQGEPAIAESSILKWFASNTFWEIADDVVQIHGANGLAEENPFMDRLHRARIQRVVEGTDEIQLNTIAKQYGVET is encoded by the coding sequence ATGGCACGATCAGTGGAGACCGGTTCCAGCGTCTCGTTCGGGACCGACGGCGAAACGGAACTCATCCTCCAGAGCCTCGAGGAGTTCGTCGAGCAGGAAGTGAAACCGATCGCCGATGACCTCGGTGAGACGCTCACGAACCCCCGGCTCGGACACGAACCGAACGGTCGGCTGACCAACGAAGTGCTCGAGGCGAGACGGGAGGTGCGACGGAAGAGCGCGGAGGCCGGCTTCTACGCGATGAACATGCCCGAGGCCGTCGGCGGCGAGGACGTGTCGGCCGTCACGTGGTACCGGGCGAACAAGCACCTCGCGAAGCAGGACGTGCCGCTGGCTTCGAACGTCCTCGCCGGACCCGGCGGTCCGAAGCCGCTCCTCGCTCAGGCGGAGGGCGAACAAGTCGAGCGATATCTCGAGCCGGCGATGCGCGCGGAAAAGACGACCGCGTTCGGGCAGACGGAACCCGGCGTGGGGTCGGACTCGCCGAACATGGAGACGCGGGCCGAGAAAGACGGCGACGAGTGGGTACTCAACGGGACGAAACAGTGGATCACGAACGCACCCTACGCCGATTTCATCCAGGTCTTCGCGAGGACGACGCCGCAGGAAGAGGCGGGTCGACACGGCGGCATCACGTGTTTCATCGTCGAGGAAGACGAGTACGAGATCGGGAGCCTGAACAACGCCGTCGGCGCGACCGGTATGCAGGCGGAGGTCCGCTTCGACGACGTCCGACTCTCCGACGATCGCGTCCTCGGGAGCGTCGACAACGCGTTTTACGACGCGATGTCGTTCCTCGGGCTCGGGCGCGTCGAGATCGGCGCGACGGCGGTCGGCCACGCGGAGTGGCTGCTCGACGAGGCCACGAACTATGCGAACGAGCGCGAAGCGTTCGGCGAGCAGATCGGCCAATATCAGGCGATATCGCACAAGATCGCTCGCGGACGAGCGAACGCGCTGGCAGCGGACACCGTCGGGCTCAAATGCGCCTGGCTGCTCGATCAGGGCGAGCCGGCGATCGCCGAGTCGTCGATCCTCAAGTGGTTCGCGAGCAACACTTTCTGGGAGATCGCCGACGATGTCGTCCAGATTCACGGTGCCAACGGCCTCGCCGAGGAGAACCCGTTCATGGACCGCCTCCACCGCGCCCGTATCCAACGAGTCGTCGAGGGGACCGACGAAATTCAGCTCAACACGATCGCCAAACAGTACGGCGTGGAAACGTAG
- a CDS encoding MBL fold metallo-hydrolase, with protein MSEPNRTAGNDLDATVHRLEFSVDWPPGHAAAYVISGDEPILIDAGTPGEDGSEELRTELSDHGYDPSDIEHVVLTHGHTDHVGQTPTLLEAGSPTVYAPRQIRNRYEREMDAVAERTRANLLEAGLEPEYLESASERLLSAHRTVRESLPEDAVDIWIDADPFTVGTHEIEPIYSPGHHISHCCFGTTLDGERVVFSGDMAMEPFRAPSLLVNFDDGVEDSVRLFRATLERLKTYQFEQVFPGHGPVHERYEECLDRSIADLESKLERCRDRIESDRATAFQIATERAGTERGISRIFAETVGLVEYLEDRGDVQSVLEDGVRFYEST; from the coding sequence ATGAGCGAACCGAATCGGACCGCTGGGAACGATCTCGATGCGACGGTCCACCGGCTGGAGTTCTCCGTCGATTGGCCGCCGGGTCACGCGGCGGCGTACGTGATTTCGGGCGACGAGCCGATTCTCATCGATGCGGGTACACCCGGTGAGGACGGTTCCGAGGAATTACGCACCGAACTGAGCGACCACGGGTACGATCCGTCGGACATCGAACACGTGGTGCTCACGCACGGGCACACGGATCACGTCGGCCAGACGCCGACGCTGCTCGAGGCCGGATCACCGACCGTCTACGCGCCAAGACAGATACGGAATCGGTACGAGCGGGAGATGGACGCGGTCGCAGAGAGGACTCGAGCGAATTTACTCGAGGCCGGTCTCGAACCCGAATACCTCGAGTCCGCCAGCGAACGCTTGCTTTCCGCTCATCGCACGGTGCGCGAGTCGCTTCCCGAAGACGCGGTCGACATCTGGATCGATGCTGACCCGTTCACCGTCGGGACGCACGAAATCGAACCGATCTATTCTCCAGGCCATCATATCAGTCACTGCTGTTTCGGGACGACGCTCGACGGTGAGCGAGTCGTGTTTTCGGGCGACATGGCGATGGAACCGTTCCGCGCGCCGTCGCTACTCGTCAACTTCGACGACGGTGTCGAAGACAGCGTCCGACTGTTTCGTGCGACGCTAGAGCGCCTCAAAACGTATCAGTTCGAGCAAGTGTTCCCAGGCCACGGTCCGGTACACGAACGGTACGAGGAGTGTCTCGACCGATCCATCGCCGATCTGGAGTCCAAACTCGAGCGGTGCCGCGATCGGATCGAATCGGACCGGGCGACGGCCTTTCAGATCGCGACGGAGAGGGCGGGCACGGAGCGCGGAATCAGTCGAATCTTCGCGGAGACCGTTGGGCTCGTCGAATATCTGGAGGATAGAGGGGACGTCCAGAGTGTTCTCGAGGACGGTGTTCGGTTCTACGAGAGTACCTGA
- a CDS encoding acyl-CoA dehydrogenase family protein: MPVSETEVHDLIRSSVRELAAGYDADYWREHIDQKRFPESYWQDLADNGWLGVAIDEEYDGEGMGMYEMTIVIEELSRAGGQGGIIFILTPVFGGISIQRHGTEAQKREYLPEIVDGNCRFCMGLTEPNAGTNTLSIETMAERDGDEFVIDGEKTFISSVENADEMLLVARTSELDPSDPTHGGTLFLVSDPAERDAISLSTLDTAVPWFEHQYQVAIDGLRVHEDDILGAEDEGFELMFDTLNTERIAGAASALGDGLRAIDLAVEYANDREVFGQPIGAHQSIQHPLAESYAKLLAARQITYSAAAKWDRGEDCSMETNAAKLLTSQFSTEAASQAIQTHGGNGFTKEYEVYELWQNARA; the protein is encoded by the coding sequence ATGCCCGTTTCCGAGACGGAAGTCCACGACTTAATACGGAGTTCGGTACGCGAGCTCGCTGCCGGGTACGACGCCGATTACTGGCGCGAACACATCGATCAGAAGCGCTTCCCGGAATCGTACTGGCAGGACCTCGCGGACAACGGCTGGCTCGGCGTCGCGATCGACGAGGAGTACGACGGAGAGGGGATGGGAATGTACGAGATGACGATCGTCATCGAGGAGCTCTCGCGTGCCGGCGGGCAGGGGGGCATCATCTTCATACTGACGCCCGTGTTCGGCGGTATCAGTATTCAGCGACACGGGACGGAGGCCCAGAAGCGAGAGTACCTCCCGGAGATCGTCGACGGGAACTGCCGGTTCTGTATGGGGCTAACCGAACCGAACGCCGGGACGAATACGCTCTCGATAGAGACGATGGCCGAGCGGGACGGCGACGAGTTCGTGATCGACGGCGAGAAGACGTTCATCAGTAGCGTCGAGAACGCCGACGAGATGTTACTCGTCGCACGTACCTCCGAACTCGATCCCTCGGATCCGACTCACGGCGGAACGCTCTTCCTCGTTTCCGATCCGGCCGAGCGCGACGCGATTTCGCTGTCGACGCTCGACACGGCGGTGCCGTGGTTCGAACACCAATATCAGGTCGCCATCGACGGCCTCCGCGTTCACGAGGACGACATTCTCGGTGCCGAGGACGAGGGATTCGAACTCATGTTCGATACGCTCAATACCGAACGGATCGCCGGTGCGGCGAGCGCGCTCGGCGACGGACTTCGGGCCATCGACCTCGCGGTCGAGTACGCGAACGACCGCGAGGTGTTTGGGCAACCGATCGGTGCCCACCAGTCGATCCAACATCCGCTGGCCGAAAGCTACGCCAAGCTCCTCGCCGCCCGCCAGATCACGTACAGCGCCGCCGCGAAGTGGGACCGTGGCGAGGACTGCAGCATGGAAACGAACGCAGCGAAACTGCTCACGAGCCAGTTCAGTACTGAAGCCGCGTCACAGGCGATCCAGACTCACGGGGGGAACGGATTCACGAAGGAGTACGAAGTCTACGAACTCTGGCAGAACGCGCGCGCGTGA